One genomic window of Acidobacteriota bacterium includes the following:
- a CDS encoding NUDIX hydrolase has product MNREQTLQLLEDHQPADGHEARMLEDIKAFVRRHDNFQSRQQLVGHLTGSAWVVSEDSSHALLTHHGKFNCWVQLGGHVEDDADMLSAAWREACEESGLDHVTPLSDHIFDVDVHAIPASPKEPAHFHYDIRFLFAADRTAPLTVSSESKDLAWIELERIAELTSEESVLRMVRKTIRNRGRW; this is encoded by the coding sequence ATGAATAGAGAACAGACGCTGCAATTGCTTGAGGATCATCAACCCGCTGATGGGCACGAAGCGCGGATGCTGGAAGACATCAAAGCTTTCGTTCGTCGGCACGACAACTTTCAATCGCGCCAGCAACTGGTTGGGCACTTAACCGGCTCTGCCTGGGTCGTTAGCGAAGACAGTTCGCACGCGCTGTTGACGCATCACGGCAAGTTCAATTGCTGGGTGCAGCTTGGCGGTCACGTTGAAGACGATGCTGATATGTTGAGTGCGGCGTGGCGCGAAGCCTGCGAAGAATCCGGATTGGATCATGTCACGCCGCTTTCCGACCACATCTTTGATGTGGACGTGCATGCCATCCCCGCCAGCCCGAAAGAACCTGCGCATTTTCATTACGATATACGGTTTCTGTTTGCGGCGGATCGAACCGCGCCGCTGACTGTCAGCAGCGAATCAAAGGACCTGGCTTGGATTGAACTGGAACGAATTGCCGAACTGACTTCCGAAGAATCTGTCTTGCGAATGGTTCGCAAAACCATACGGAATCGGGGGCGGTGGTGA
- a CDS encoding FtsX-like permease family protein, which yields MNFIFNLAYREIRASWHRLLFFFICIAIGVGSIVALRSLVQNLKTALVGDARSLMTADVQLSSNNPWSAETKAALDRIYASPMVAAHIDMLETATMARSGEDWLGTPKMVELKAVQPGFPFYGEMVLADGKPYSYDLMKDRGALVKQTLLTALGLKVGDTIKIGNLEFTIRGVIEQEPGNSMNAFSIGPRVMITYEDAVAAGLTAFGSRARHRVLFKTRDGDLDRLVNRLRNDLAEQSGITVRSFRFSQDRLTESLSQVEDYLSLIGLVILVLGGIGISSVTRVFVQQKMKTIAVLKTLGGRNARVLGAYLVQVLTLGLLGSLFGLLLAQTMAWVLPKYFEEILPPSVDIHLTWQAAVQGVIIGLLVSLLFSLLPLLQIRRIKPILVLRSADTISGKRFDGVQIAVGILVVAGLLAISSWQAGSFKIGGIFLIALALMTLVLNLTATGLMKLVRGFRHMPSFTVRQGINSLYRPGNQTRIILMAVGLGVFFVVGVRSLQLNLRYELGVDLENFKADMYLIDIQRDQRPAVEEAVAKFTGNKPEIIPTVRARIAAINGSAVNLDRPRSNENRRENRGMLGREYVLTYRAKLEDNEKIIAGNIWDPTPSSEPEISIEELMHDELGLNVGDTLTFDVLGRKITARVTSIRRVDWRNARTGFLVVFRPGTLDDAPTMYISAIKGPTDNTARAQLQRELVDKAPNISVVDIRDIIEIARAIVRKVSLAVSFVGGFVFLSGLLILIGSIAMTKFHRLYESAILKTLGAKKKLIVWTLLVEYGVLGLLAGLIGSVAAIGLTWAIAEKALKITWRFIPSVNVIGVATTLVLVVLVGVLSSWDVMIKKPLGILRNE from the coding sequence ATGAACTTCATCTTCAATCTTGCGTATCGTGAAATCCGTGCCTCGTGGCATCGGCTGTTGTTCTTTTTTATCTGCATCGCCATTGGTGTCGGCTCCATCGTCGCGCTCAGGTCGCTGGTTCAGAATCTGAAAACGGCGCTGGTGGGAGACGCCCGCTCCCTGATGACGGCGGACGTTCAGTTGTCGTCCAACAACCCCTGGAGCGCCGAAACCAAAGCTGCGCTTGACCGCATTTACGCTTCGCCGATGGTCGCAGCCCATATTGATATGTTGGAAACGGCGACGATGGCTCGTTCGGGCGAAGACTGGCTGGGCACGCCAAAGATGGTCGAACTTAAAGCGGTTCAACCCGGCTTTCCGTTTTATGGCGAAATGGTTTTGGCTGACGGCAAACCGTATTCTTACGATTTGATGAAAGATCGTGGCGCACTGGTCAAACAGACTTTGCTGACGGCGTTGGGCTTGAAAGTCGGCGACACGATCAAAATCGGCAACCTGGAATTCACCATTCGCGGCGTGATTGAACAGGAACCGGGCAATTCCATGAACGCGTTCAGCATTGGCCCGCGCGTGATGATTACTTATGAGGATGCTGTCGCTGCTGGGTTGACTGCTTTCGGCAGTCGCGCGCGCCATCGCGTGCTGTTCAAAACGCGCGATGGCGACCTGGATCGGTTGGTCAACAGGCTGCGTAACGATCTGGCAGAACAATCCGGGATCACGGTGCGGTCGTTTCGTTTTTCGCAAGATCGTCTGACGGAATCGCTGTCGCAGGTCGAGGATTATTTGAGTTTGATCGGGTTGGTGATTTTGGTTCTCGGCGGTATAGGCATTTCCAGCGTTACGCGCGTGTTTGTTCAGCAAAAGATGAAAACGATCGCGGTTTTGAAAACCCTGGGCGGACGTAATGCCCGCGTGCTCGGAGCTTATCTGGTGCAGGTGCTCACACTCGGATTGCTCGGCAGTTTATTCGGATTGCTGCTGGCGCAAACAATGGCCTGGGTGTTACCGAAATACTTTGAGGAAATTTTGCCGCCCAGCGTTGACATTCACCTGACGTGGCAGGCCGCGGTTCAAGGCGTGATTATTGGCCTGCTGGTGTCGCTGCTATTTTCCTTGCTGCCGTTGCTGCAAATTCGCCGGATCAAACCGATTCTGGTGTTGCGGAGCGCCGACACAATCAGCGGCAAAAGGTTTGATGGGGTGCAAATCGCTGTCGGCATTTTGGTTGTTGCCGGGTTGCTGGCCATTTCAAGCTGGCAGGCCGGATCGTTCAAAATTGGCGGCATCTTTCTAATCGCGTTGGCGTTGATGACACTGGTGTTGAATTTGACGGCTACGGGGCTGATGAAGCTGGTTCGCGGGTTTCGCCACATGCCTTCGTTTACGGTTCGGCAGGGAATCAACAGTTTGTACCGCCCCGGCAATCAAACGCGGATCATTTTGATGGCCGTTGGTTTGGGAGTTTTTTTCGTTGTCGGCGTGCGTTCATTACAATTAAATTTGCGCTACGAACTCGGCGTTGACCTCGAAAATTTCAAAGCCGACATGTATCTGATTGATATTCAGCGCGACCAGCGCCCGGCTGTTGAAGAGGCCGTTGCCAAGTTTACTGGCAACAAACCCGAAATCATTCCCACTGTGCGCGCCCGCATTGCGGCCATCAACGGCAGTGCAGTCAATCTTGACCGTCCGCGTTCCAACGAAAACCGCCGAGAAAATCGCGGGATGCTCGGCCGCGAATATGTGCTGACCTACCGCGCGAAACTAGAAGACAACGAAAAGATCATTGCCGGAAACATCTGGGACCCAACGCCAAGCAGCGAGCCGGAAATTTCCATCGAAGAGTTGATGCATGACGAGTTGGGATTGAACGTCGGCGACACCCTGACCTTTGACGTGTTGGGGCGAAAAATCACTGCGCGCGTCACCAGCATACGCCGCGTGGATTGGCGCAATGCGCGCACAGGGTTTTTGGTGGTTTTCCGTCCCGGAACGCTGGACGATGCGCCGACGATGTACATCAGCGCGATCAAAGGGCCGACGGACAACACTGCGCGCGCGCAGCTTCAACGCGAACTGGTGGACAAAGCGCCGAACATTTCCGTTGTGGATATTCGGGACATCATCGAAATCGCCCGCGCCATTGTGCGCAAAGTTTCGCTGGCCGTTTCTTTCGTCGGCGGTTTTGTGTTCCTGAGCGGGTTGTTGATTCTGATCGGTTCCATTGCCATGACGAAATTCCATCGCTTATACGAATCGGCGATCCTGAAAACGCTGGGCGCAAAAAAGAAACTGATCGTGTGGACGCTGCTGGTGGAATACGGCGTGCTGGGATTGCTGGCGGGATTGATTGGCTCGGTGGCGGCAATTGGCTTGACCTGGGCCATCGCCGAAAAGGCGCTAAAGATCACTTGGCGCTTTATTCCATCGGTGAATGTGATTGGCGTCGCTACGACATTGGTGCTGGTTGTGTTGGTTGGCGTGCTTTCAAGCTGGGATGTGATGATCAAAAAACCGTTGGGGATTTTGCGGAATGAATAG